Genomic segment of Candidatus Abawacabacteria bacterium:
GAGCAAGTAGCTTGTTTAATGGATGAAAAGATGGAAGAGGGTATTGTTTTAAGAGCAATTTATTCTGATGAAGATCCTCCGCCAGTAACAGATGCTAATAAATTTCATAAAAAATATGAAGATGGAACCTGGATTGAATACGATAAAAAAGAACATAAATTAACAGGTAAAATCAATGGTGACATAGAGCTTGAGATTGAAAAAACAACAATAATTACTGCTAAAGATACAATTAATATCTCTTCAGAAAAAGATATCACCGTTCAAAGTGATACAAAGGTTGAAATAATTGCACCTGTTTGTAATGTTAATGCAACTGAAGGCACTGGAAATCTTGCACTGACAAGTAAATCTATGAGCTTATCGCCTGAAGAGTCTGTTGATGTATCTAACAAGAAAATAAGTAATCTGGCTCAATGCGCTGAAGATACCGATGCAGCAAATAAAGGCTATATTGATAATTTAATTAATGGTATTCAATTATTACCTGGCCCTCAAGGACCACCTGGGCCACAAGGCCCGCAGGGTGAACAGGGACCTCAAGGCGAGCAAGGAATTCAGGGCGAAACTGGTTTACAAGGACCTCAAGGCATTCAGGGTATTCAAGGAAATACTGGAGCCACAGGCGCAACCGGAGCACAAGGACCGGCTGGGCCGAATAATATTACAACATCCACAACGACTGATCTTTCAGGCATTATCAAAGGGAATGGTTCAAATGTTGCTGGTGGTGCAACAACAGCAGATTTGCCGGATAGCTCTGATAAACGATATTGCAGCGATGCTCAAAAGACAGTAATCTCAAACACAAGCGGAACTAATTCTGGTGATGAAACCCAGGCAACTATAAAAAGTAAATTAGGGGCTGCTACACCATCAGTAGATGGATATTTGTTGGCGACTGATTTTAACAGTATTCTTGACAACGCAAAAGGCAGAGTTATTAGTGAATTACACTCAACCCTTGGGTCTGCAAACATCAAAGGCTTATGGCTGGGCGATCAAAACGGAGCCTCTACAACGCTATATGACAGGGGCACACTTGCTCACAATACAACCTTGAGCGCAAATGGTTCAACGTTATCACCGAGTTATTCAGGACTTGCAAGATATTTAGATCTGACGAGTTCAGCATATTATCAAATAGCAGATCATGCAGACTTTACATTTATTGAGCCTGCAACGTTCAGTATCATTTCTCTTATAAATCCCAACAGTATGACCGGCACACAAAGCATATTTAGCAAGTCTGTCTCAACTACCGGTAGCACACAGATGGAATATAGATTTCAATTAAATTCCGGTAAACTTCAAGGAGTATGCTATGACGATTCAACCGCTGGTCAGATAGGACGTTCTTATAATACTGCTTTATCGTCAGATGTAGGTAGTTTTCATACCTATATAATGACAAAAGATACAGGGGCTACCGCTGCAAATATCAAACTATATAGGGACGGAGCTCAAATCGACGACACTAATGCTAATTATGGATCTTATACTGCAATGGAGGACAAGGCCGGCAATATTGGCAATTTTACACTTGACGCTTCAGGGAATAGATCTATGATTGGCAGCTTTAAATTAGGACTTATTTGTGTTTGTGCAGGTGTACTTTCTGCCGCTCAGGTCAAGCAAATTGATATGCTCTTACGTACTTACGCTGGAAATAACTTGAATTAGGTGACATTATGCCGATTAGAATAGATGAAATTAAATCTCTAGACTGGCAACAAAAGCTTAAAAGCTTTGGTGATGTGGTTGAGAATATTGACGATATTGACCAATGCATAGGCACAATAGTTACAACTCAAAAAGGCTCAAGACCTCACGAACCACTTTTTGGGACTGATTTATTGAAGTATATTGACCAGCCAATTAATATTGCTATTCCTGGTATTATTCTGGAAACTATTGATGCTGTTAA
This window contains:
- a CDS encoding GPW/gp25 family protein; translation: MPIRIDEIKSLDWQQKLKSFGDVVENIDDIDQCIGTIVTTQKGSRPHEPLFGTDLLKYIDQPINIAIPGIILETIDAVNSWEPRVTVKSVDVLELTANGHGSLRVNWKLKDYDFESYTEVNLK
- a CDS encoding phage baseplate assembly protein V — translated: MANMLLLNQLIRNLKLMVIPHRWRSEELLKFGVVVAIDEEKVKARVEFPDLDNMVSYWLSVGQDFSLKDQDYKMPSINEQVACLMDEKMEEGIVLRAIYSDEDPPPVTDANKFHKKYEDGTWIEYDKKEHKLTGKINGDIELEIEKTTIITAKDTINISSEKDITVQSDTKVEIIAPVCNVNATEGTGNLALTSKSMSLSPEESVDVSNKKISNLAQCAEDTDAANKGYIDNLINGIQLLPGPQGPPGPQGPQGEQGPQGEQGIQGETGLQGPQGIQGIQGNTGATGATGAQGPAGPNNITTSTTTDLSGIIKGNGSNVAGGATTADLPDSSDKRYCSDAQKTVISNTSGTNSGDETQATIKSKLGAATPSVDGYLLATDFNSILDNAKGRVISELHSTLGSANIKGLWLGDQNGASTTLYDRGTLAHNTTLSANGSTLSPSYSGLARYLDLTSSAYYQIADHADFTFIEPATFSIISLINPNSMTGTQSIFSKSVSTTGSTQMEYRFQLNSGKLQGVCYDDSTAGQIGRSYNTALSSDVGSFHTYIMTKDTGATAANIKLYRDGAQIDDTNANYGSYTAMEDKAGNIGNFTLDASGNRSMIGSFKLGLICVCAGVLSAAQVKQIDMLLRTYAGNNLN